In Arthrobacter sp. SLBN-83, one DNA window encodes the following:
- a CDS encoding AraC family transcriptional regulator has translation MTDVTVTDVFAWQHAASRAFVPLLCTAPGPGFVAHLESVSLSGGVSLARVQSGPLLVERPARLARRNDGDDILMSLQMQSTGAVQQHGRTAVLVPGTAALYETNHPYLLDQPQSGQDLIVLRVPRRLLGLKDRLITDLCGRIIDQSVPGMAAFTGYAAGLVAGRGHMDQRARVELGHISADLLSLALRSFAGLHQGSQSDDETLLESAREYIRQHLADPDLTVERLATAQNVSVRKLHELFAAIGETPGVYVRRRRMERATALLAARHETRQGVGSIAIACGFRDTSTFVRAFTRVYQCTPTQWPPTASALDGAHVSSAK, from the coding sequence ATGACGGACGTCACGGTAACTGACGTTTTTGCGTGGCAGCATGCCGCGAGCCGCGCGTTCGTACCGCTGCTGTGCACAGCCCCCGGACCAGGTTTCGTGGCGCATCTTGAGTCCGTTTCGCTGTCCGGAGGGGTATCTCTAGCGAGGGTCCAGTCGGGGCCTCTTCTGGTGGAGCGCCCGGCACGTCTTGCCCGACGCAATGATGGTGATGACATTCTCATGTCGCTGCAAATGCAATCGACCGGGGCTGTCCAGCAGCATGGGCGCACTGCTGTCCTTGTCCCCGGCACCGCAGCTCTTTACGAGACAAACCATCCCTATCTGCTGGACCAGCCGCAGTCGGGCCAAGACCTCATCGTGCTTCGCGTTCCGCGTCGGCTTCTGGGATTAAAGGACCGGCTCATAACTGACCTGTGCGGGCGGATAATCGATCAATCCGTCCCGGGCATGGCCGCTTTCACTGGGTACGCCGCCGGTCTGGTAGCAGGCCGCGGACATATGGACCAGCGCGCCCGCGTGGAGCTGGGGCACATCAGCGCAGACTTGCTCTCGCTCGCCCTGCGCTCCTTCGCCGGACTCCATCAGGGCTCGCAGAGCGATGACGAGACATTGCTCGAATCGGCAAGGGAATACATCAGGCAACATCTCGCCGACCCGGACCTCACGGTGGAGCGGCTGGCCACAGCGCAGAATGTCTCCGTCCGTAAACTCCACGAACTGTTCGCAGCGATTGGGGAAACGCCGGGAGTTTACGTGCGCCGGCGCCGCATGGAACGCGCCACGGCCCTCCTTGCTGCACGGCACGAAACCCGGCAGGGCGTGGGATCCATCGCGATTGCGTGCGGATTCCGCGACACGTCGACCTTTGTTCGAGCCTTTACTCGCGTGTACCAGTGCACCCCCACTCAATGGCCTCCTACGGCCAGCGCATTGGACGGAGCTCACGTGTCGTCTGCTAAGTAG